A genome region from Columba livia isolate bColLiv1 breed racing homer chromosome 2, bColLiv1.pat.W.v2, whole genome shotgun sequence includes the following:
- the LOC102083689 gene encoding zinc finger protein OZF isoform X2 gives MSGFAPPCPRREPAPHRAPGCSGKMAVTFEDVALYFSPEEWAELAGWQRRLYREVMLDNYELVASLGWAAVKPEIICKLEREEAPCVPDPPGVRRGHQSPGPAADPGTQMEADATPEGLPAPTALLLGVPKPDGMQQGSLAHSPLGLIQGFLFGHPHLHPLLTPVPLERSPFPCPECDKSFKHQASLAVHMRSHRGERPFSCTDCGKSFVHKHHLRSHRRLHTGEKPFACSHCGQRFREKNHLVKHQRSHTGEKPFTCADCGKSFNRKGTLITHQRIHTGERPFSCPYCSKSFSQKGDLINHQRSHTGEKPFTCAQCGKSFSQKGNLITHQRIHTGERPFHCPDCGKSFSHTGDLTKHQRSHTGEKPFACPECGKSFSQKGNLIAHLRIHTGERPFTCPECSKSFRDKMTLTVHQRVHTGEKPYKCGECGKTCSRLQNLKSHQRVHRGPSALPEGDQQERRRLLTVGGRAEAKSFQFSGCEKRFPSEGLTLGHRCPHGTVMAHLVTDS, from the exons GGGCAGAGCTGGCGGGCTGGCAGCGGCGGCTCTACCGGGAGGTGATGCTGGACAACTACGAGCTGGTGGCCTCGCTGG GCTGGGCCGCCGTCAAGCCCGAGATCATCTGCAAGCTGGAGCGAGAAGAGGCGCCGTGCGTGCCAGACCCCCCCGGGGTGCGGCGGGGGCACCAGAGCCCTGGCCCAG CCGCTGACCCTGGGACACAGATGGAGGCAGATGCCACCCCCGAGGGGCTGCCGGCACCCACCGCCCTGCTCCTGGGGGTGCCCAAGCCAGATGGGATGCAGCAAGGGAGCTTGGCGCACAGCCCATTGGGCCTTATCCAGGGGTTCCTATTTGGCCACCCCCACCTCCACCCCCTCCTGACACCCGTGCCGCTGGAGAGGAGCCCCTTCCCATGCCCTGAGTGTGACAAGAGCTTCAAGCACCAGGCGTCTCTGGCCGTGCACATGCGGAGCCACCGGGGCGAGCGGCCCTTCAGCTGCACCGACTGCGGCAAAAGCTTCGTCCACAAGCATCACCTGCGGAGCCACCGGCGCCTgcacaccggggagaagccctttGCCTGCAGCCACTGCGGCCAGCGCTTCAGGGAGAAGAACCACCTGGTCAAGCACCAGCGCAgccacaccggggagaagcccttcacctgtgCCGACTGCGGCAAGAGCTTCAACCGCAAGGGCACCCTCATCacccaccagcgcatccacaccgggGAGCGCCCCTTCTCCTGCCCGTACTGCAGCAAGAGCTTCAGCCAGAAGGGCGACCTGATCAACCACCAGCGCAgccacaccggggagaagcccttcacctgcgctcagtgtggcaagagcttcagccaGAAGGGCAACCTGATCacccaccagcgcatccacactggggagcgCCCCTTCCACTGCCCCGActgcggcaagagcttcagcCACACCGGTGACCTGACCAAGCACCAGCGCAGCCACACTGGGGAGAAACCCTTTGCCTGCCCCGagtgtggcaagagcttcagccaGAAGGGCAACCTGATCGCCCACCTGCGCATCCACACCGGGGAGCGTCCCTTTACCTGCCCTGAGTGCAGCAAGAGCTTCAGGGACAAGATGACCCTCACCGTCCACCAGCGGGTGCACACCGGCGAGAAGCCCTACAAGTGTGGGGAGTGTGGCAAGACCTGCAGCCGGTTACAGAACCTGAAGAGCCACCAGCGGGTGCACCGGGGCCCGTCGGCGCTGCCGGAGGGTGACCAGCAAGAGAGGAGGAGGCTGCTCACGGTGGGGGGACGGGCAGAGGCCAAGTCCTTCCAGTTCAGCGGCTGCGAGAAGCGGTTTCCGTCCGAGGGGCTCACGTTGGGCCACCGGTGCCCCCACGGCACTGTCATGGCCCATTTGGTGACAGACTCGTGA
- the LOC102083689 gene encoding zinc finger protein OZF isoform X1: MSGFAPPCPRREPAPHRAPGCSGKMAVTFEDVALYFSPEEWAELAGWQRRLYREVMLDNYELVASLGWAAVKPEIICKLEREEAPCVPDPPGVRRGHQSPGPAAADPGTQMEADATPEGLPAPTALLLGVPKPDGMQQGSLAHSPLGLIQGFLFGHPHLHPLLTPVPLERSPFPCPECDKSFKHQASLAVHMRSHRGERPFSCTDCGKSFVHKHHLRSHRRLHTGEKPFACSHCGQRFREKNHLVKHQRSHTGEKPFTCADCGKSFNRKGTLITHQRIHTGERPFSCPYCSKSFSQKGDLINHQRSHTGEKPFTCAQCGKSFSQKGNLITHQRIHTGERPFHCPDCGKSFSHTGDLTKHQRSHTGEKPFACPECGKSFSQKGNLIAHLRIHTGERPFTCPECSKSFRDKMTLTVHQRVHTGEKPYKCGECGKTCSRLQNLKSHQRVHRGPSALPEGDQQERRRLLTVGGRAEAKSFQFSGCEKRFPSEGLTLGHRCPHGTVMAHLVTDS; this comes from the exons GGGCAGAGCTGGCGGGCTGGCAGCGGCGGCTCTACCGGGAGGTGATGCTGGACAACTACGAGCTGGTGGCCTCGCTGG GCTGGGCCGCCGTCAAGCCCGAGATCATCTGCAAGCTGGAGCGAGAAGAGGCGCCGTGCGTGCCAGACCCCCCCGGGGTGCGGCGGGGGCACCAGAGCCCTGGCCCAG CAGCCGCTGACCCTGGGACACAGATGGAGGCAGATGCCACCCCCGAGGGGCTGCCGGCACCCACCGCCCTGCTCCTGGGGGTGCCCAAGCCAGATGGGATGCAGCAAGGGAGCTTGGCGCACAGCCCATTGGGCCTTATCCAGGGGTTCCTATTTGGCCACCCCCACCTCCACCCCCTCCTGACACCCGTGCCGCTGGAGAGGAGCCCCTTCCCATGCCCTGAGTGTGACAAGAGCTTCAAGCACCAGGCGTCTCTGGCCGTGCACATGCGGAGCCACCGGGGCGAGCGGCCCTTCAGCTGCACCGACTGCGGCAAAAGCTTCGTCCACAAGCATCACCTGCGGAGCCACCGGCGCCTgcacaccggggagaagccctttGCCTGCAGCCACTGCGGCCAGCGCTTCAGGGAGAAGAACCACCTGGTCAAGCACCAGCGCAgccacaccggggagaagcccttcacctgtgCCGACTGCGGCAAGAGCTTCAACCGCAAGGGCACCCTCATCacccaccagcgcatccacaccgggGAGCGCCCCTTCTCCTGCCCGTACTGCAGCAAGAGCTTCAGCCAGAAGGGCGACCTGATCAACCACCAGCGCAgccacaccggggagaagcccttcacctgcgctcagtgtggcaagagcttcagccaGAAGGGCAACCTGATCacccaccagcgcatccacactggggagcgCCCCTTCCACTGCCCCGActgcggcaagagcttcagcCACACCGGTGACCTGACCAAGCACCAGCGCAGCCACACTGGGGAGAAACCCTTTGCCTGCCCCGagtgtggcaagagcttcagccaGAAGGGCAACCTGATCGCCCACCTGCGCATCCACACCGGGGAGCGTCCCTTTACCTGCCCTGAGTGCAGCAAGAGCTTCAGGGACAAGATGACCCTCACCGTCCACCAGCGGGTGCACACCGGCGAGAAGCCCTACAAGTGTGGGGAGTGTGGCAAGACCTGCAGCCGGTTACAGAACCTGAAGAGCCACCAGCGGGTGCACCGGGGCCCGTCGGCGCTGCCGGAGGGTGACCAGCAAGAGAGGAGGAGGCTGCTCACGGTGGGGGGACGGGCAGAGGCCAAGTCCTTCCAGTTCAGCGGCTGCGAGAAGCGGTTTCCGTCCGAGGGGCTCACGTTGGGCCACCGGTGCCCCCACGGCACTGTCATGGCCCATTTGGTGACAGACTCGTGA